The following proteins come from a genomic window of Miscanthus floridulus cultivar M001 chromosome 2, ASM1932011v1, whole genome shotgun sequence:
- the LOC136540619 gene encoding uncharacterized protein: MGPTSHSSRAAPPPPPTATATWELALTSPFLDLLAGCCIVEPRRPSQSREARGNKSSHAPHGLACQPPPSLPSLPPTETQPLAHTRKSDDQRTQPTTRGGADPDPDPKMLAAGGSRGGVPCAAAPALVAVALLALSAVAAADDFSPLAPIFSPVINSICSTVACGQGNCTVAPGTLGYRCDCRPGWTQLHVGDSLRFLPCVIPNCSIDSSCFSGSPAPAPALALTPLPAPKNFSLDPCELAYCGAGGTCRKNGSGVSYHCECKEGYSNLLNMTMMPCFQNCSFGADCASIGIHPSSNSPPAPPGSESISNQGDAAAPGSISQQILLPLLVVVSLAVGQAI, from the exons ATGGGGCCCACGAGTCACTCCTCACGggcagcaccgccgccgccgcccaccgccACAGCCACCTGGGAGCTCGCTTTGACTTCGCCATTTCTTGATCTGCTTGCTGGCTGCTGCATCGTCGAGCCTCGGCGGCCGAGTCAATCCAGGGAGGCGAGAGGCAATAAAAGCTCCCACGCCCCGCATGGCCTCGCCTGCCAACCGCCCCCGTCCCTCCCTTCCCTCCCTCCCACTGAAACGCAACCGCTCGCCCACACACGGAAAAGCGACGACCAACGAACACAACCGACCACACGCGGCGGagccgaccccgaccccgaccccaAGATGCTCGCGGCGGGAGGAAGCCGAGGAGGGGTTCCctgcgccgccgcgcccgcgctcgtggcggtggcgctcctggccctcagcgccgtcgccgccgccgacgactTCTCCCCTCTCGCCCCCATCTTCTCCCCCGTCATCA ACTCCATATGCAGCACGGTGGCCTGCGGGCAGGGCAACTGCACGGTGGCGCCGGGCACGCTGGGCTACCGCTGCGACTGCCGCCCGGGCTGGACGCAGCTCCACGTCGGCGACAGCCTCAGGTTCCTGCCCTGCGTCATCCCCAACT GTTCCATTGACAGCTCATGTTTCAGTGgttcaccagcaccagcaccggcACTAGCCCTGACGCCTTTGCCAGCACCTAAAAACTTCTCACTCGACC CTTGTGAACTAGCATACTGTGGCGCCGGAGGCACATGTAGGAAGAATGGCTCTGGTGTCAGCTACCACTGTGAGTGCAAGGAGGGTTACAGCAACCTTCTCAACATGACCATGATGCCTTGCTTTCAGAACT GTTCCTTCGGCGCAGATTGCGCAAGCATAGGTATTCATCCCTCCTCAAACAGCCCTCCTGCACCACCTGGCTCTGAGAGCATTTCTAACCAAGGCGATGCAGCAGCACCAG
- the LOC136540620 gene encoding SH2 domain-containing protein B-like isoform X1, which yields MAAPESECGGSDGYRDLLGVRVELDPGAARVGGGGGFAVSFWLYLSTSTSARPSSVILHQITAGDGNKLPFLALGEGNKLLLFPLMRLHREAPGPASSYPWTDTTNLSSTSQCPLEKWFHIGCEVTENVMRLHVDGSLTTEAPVCSLFDGPDHQDDANQISLIGSDGKLEGYIYNIEVSSVLGTIKEQYAKNPPFKLSIDYSCSDGIEEGDDGIWSIVGGKASCRRNFILEVVLTNAFGEPAKDKEVVASLVYADDGTVVAKSRDDSEPPLLITCEGLEYAAISRPLPIIRGRALFKLKISQLSSKCDNKLFHIQFSTLHMQRYPFLEAYSKPIRCISRSRTVRPLGPGKRASSATADEADLLNNGQGFVSSDKVNGREHSVCLHTPTFSKIEGGMVKVVEAHKMVSQNKNARKKVVSKEAQSAMGTDSSTSNYDSFDSGSSWSGSDGDDGIETFSDTVVFRYCLDSTYDWSKFLRGAAPTVNKDDLVKLADQVSLYSGCSHHRNQILMSKRLLREGADTWNMISKNNERALWSSAIPETITKFTNIAHSVSRGLSEQDLEVLRGIAGCGEDTGRDEFDRLWYWLYPVAVSLSREKIKKLWDCTTPRWIEGLITIEEAENALRSSRELLKEPGTFVLRFPTTRSWPHPDAGSLVVTYIGSDNSIHHRLLSLDSSDASAENLQDLLLQEPELSQLGRVDRLPTAIRR from the exons ATGGCGGCGCCGGAATCGGAATGCGGCGGGAGTGACGGCTACCGCGACCTCCTCGGCGTGCGCGTCGAGCTGGACCCGGGAGCGGCCCGAGTCGGCGGGGGAGGAGGCTTCGCCGTCTCCTTCTGGCTCTAcctgtccacctccacctccgccaGGCCGTCCTCGGTGATCCTCCACCAG ATCACCGCGGGAGATGGCAATAAGTTGCCGTTTCTTGCTTTAGGTGAAGGAAACAAACTGCTGCTCTTCCCGTTGATGAGGCTGCACAGAGAAGCTCCTGGTCCTGCTAGTTCTTACCCATGGACTGACACAACCAATTTATCATCTACGAGTCAATGCCCTCTTGAGAAATGGTTCCACATTGGGTGTGAG GTCACTGAAAATGTTATGCGTCTTCACGTTGATGGTTCCCTAACTACTGAGGCCCCCGTTTGTTCACTATTTGATGGGCCAGACCATCAGGATGACGCAAACCAAATTAGCTTAATTGGAAGTGATGGCAAGCTCGAAGGCTATATCTATAATATTGAGGTTTCATCTGTACTAGGAActataaaagaacaatatgcaaaG AACCCACCATTTAAGTTGTCTATTGACTATTCATGCTCTGATGGAATTGAAGAGGGTGATGACGGCATTTGGAGCATCGTTGGTGGGAAG GCATCTTGCCGGAGAAACTTCATTTTGGAAGTAGTACTAACCAACGCTTTTGGTGAACCTGCGAAGGATAAAGAG GTCGTTGCTTCACTTGTCTATGCTGATGATGGAACAGTAGTTGCAAAATCAAGGGATGATTCTGAGCCTCCTTTGCTTATAACTTGCGAAGGACTTGAATACGCAGCTATAAGCAGGCCTCTACCAATTATTCGTGGGCGAGCACTATTTAAACTCAAGATATCGCAG CTCTCTTCCAAATGTGACAATAAGCTCTTCCATATTCAATTCTCTACACTTCACATGCAAAGATATCCTTTCCTGGAAGCATATTCCAAACCGATTCGTTGTATATCTCGAAGCCGCACCGTCCGCCCCTTGGGTCCTGGAAAGCGGGCGAGTTCTGCAACAGCAGATGAAGCTGACTTGCTCAATAATGGCCAAGGGTTTGTTAGTTCTGACAAAGTAAATGGTCGTGAACATTCAGTGTGTCTTCATACACCCACGTTTTCCAAGATAGAAGGTGGAATGGTGAAGGTAGTAGAGGCCCACAAAATGGTATCACAG AATAAGAATGCCAGAAAGAAAGTGGTAAGCAAAGAAGCACAGAGTGCCATGGGGACTGACTCTTCAACATCCAACTATGACAGTTTTGATTCAGGAAGTTCTTGGAGTGGATCAGATGGAGATGATGGTATTGAAACCTTTTCAGACACTGTGGTTTTCAGATACTGTCTAGACAGCACATATGACTGGTCAAAGTTTCTTAGAGGTGCAGCTCCTACTGTTAACAAAGATGACTTGGTAAAACTTGCAGACCAAGTCTCATTGTATAGTGGATGCTCCCACCACAG AAACCAAATATTAATGTCGAAGCGATTGCTCAGAGAGGGTGCTGACACTTGGAACATGATCTCAAAGAACAATGAACGTGCTCTTTGGTCATCTGCCATTCCTGAGACCATAACAAAATTTACGAACATTGCCCATTCTGTAAGTAGGGGTTTGTCAGAGCAG GATCTTGAGGTTTTAAGAGGCATTGCTGGTTGTGGTGAGGACACAGGAAGAGACGAATTTGATAGGCTATGGTACTGGTTATACCCAGTGGCTGTTTCATTGTCAAGAGAGAAAATTAAAAAGCTGTGGGATTGCACAACACCTAGATGGATAGAGGGCTTGATTACAATAGAAGAAGCTGAGAATGCACTAAGAAGTTCCAGGGAACTGTTAAAGGAGCCAGGAACATTTGTTCTCAGATTTCCTACCACCCGAAGCTGGCCGCATCCAGATGCTGGAAGCCTAGTTGTCACTTACATTGGCTCTGATAACTCAATTCATCATAGGCTACTCTCTCTTGATTCCAG TGATGCTAGCGCTGAGAACCTGCAAGATTTGCTGCTCCAGGAACCTGAACTATCCCAATTGGGCAG GGTTGATCGGCTCCCAACCGCCATCCGGAGATGA
- the LOC136540620 gene encoding SH2 domain-containing protein B-like isoform X2 — protein sequence MAAPESECGGSDGYRDLLGVRVELDPGAARVGGGGGFAVSFWLYLSTSTSARPSSVILHQITAGDGNKLPFLALGEGNKLLLFPLMRLHREAPGPASSYPWTDTTNLSSTSQCPLEKWFHIGCEVTENVMRLHVDGSLTTEAPVCSLFDGPDHQDDANQISLIGSDGKLEGYIYNIEVSSVLGTIKEQYAKNPPFKLSIDYSCSDGIEEGDDGIWSIVGGKASCRRNFILEVVLTNAFGEPAKDKEVVASLVYADDGTVVAKSRDDSEPPLLITCEGLEYAAISRPLPIIRGRALFKLKISQLSSKCDNKLFHIQFSTLHMQRYPFLEAYSKPIRCISRSRTVRPLGPGKRASSATADEADLLNNGQGFVSSDKVNGREHSVCLHTPTFSKIEGGMVKVVEAHKMVSQNKNARKKVVSKEAQSAMGTDSSTSNYDSFDSGSSWSGSDGDDGIETFSDTVVFRYCLDSTYDWSKFLRGAAPTVNKDDLVKLADQVSLYSGCSHHRNQILMSKRLLREGADTWNMISKNNERALWSSAIPETITKFTNIAHSDLEVLRGIAGCGEDTGRDEFDRLWYWLYPVAVSLSREKIKKLWDCTTPRWIEGLITIEEAENALRSSRELLKEPGTFVLRFPTTRSWPHPDAGSLVVTYIGSDNSIHHRLLSLDSSDASAENLQDLLLQEPELSQLGRVDRLPTAIRR from the exons ATGGCGGCGCCGGAATCGGAATGCGGCGGGAGTGACGGCTACCGCGACCTCCTCGGCGTGCGCGTCGAGCTGGACCCGGGAGCGGCCCGAGTCGGCGGGGGAGGAGGCTTCGCCGTCTCCTTCTGGCTCTAcctgtccacctccacctccgccaGGCCGTCCTCGGTGATCCTCCACCAG ATCACCGCGGGAGATGGCAATAAGTTGCCGTTTCTTGCTTTAGGTGAAGGAAACAAACTGCTGCTCTTCCCGTTGATGAGGCTGCACAGAGAAGCTCCTGGTCCTGCTAGTTCTTACCCATGGACTGACACAACCAATTTATCATCTACGAGTCAATGCCCTCTTGAGAAATGGTTCCACATTGGGTGTGAG GTCACTGAAAATGTTATGCGTCTTCACGTTGATGGTTCCCTAACTACTGAGGCCCCCGTTTGTTCACTATTTGATGGGCCAGACCATCAGGATGACGCAAACCAAATTAGCTTAATTGGAAGTGATGGCAAGCTCGAAGGCTATATCTATAATATTGAGGTTTCATCTGTACTAGGAActataaaagaacaatatgcaaaG AACCCACCATTTAAGTTGTCTATTGACTATTCATGCTCTGATGGAATTGAAGAGGGTGATGACGGCATTTGGAGCATCGTTGGTGGGAAG GCATCTTGCCGGAGAAACTTCATTTTGGAAGTAGTACTAACCAACGCTTTTGGTGAACCTGCGAAGGATAAAGAG GTCGTTGCTTCACTTGTCTATGCTGATGATGGAACAGTAGTTGCAAAATCAAGGGATGATTCTGAGCCTCCTTTGCTTATAACTTGCGAAGGACTTGAATACGCAGCTATAAGCAGGCCTCTACCAATTATTCGTGGGCGAGCACTATTTAAACTCAAGATATCGCAG CTCTCTTCCAAATGTGACAATAAGCTCTTCCATATTCAATTCTCTACACTTCACATGCAAAGATATCCTTTCCTGGAAGCATATTCCAAACCGATTCGTTGTATATCTCGAAGCCGCACCGTCCGCCCCTTGGGTCCTGGAAAGCGGGCGAGTTCTGCAACAGCAGATGAAGCTGACTTGCTCAATAATGGCCAAGGGTTTGTTAGTTCTGACAAAGTAAATGGTCGTGAACATTCAGTGTGTCTTCATACACCCACGTTTTCCAAGATAGAAGGTGGAATGGTGAAGGTAGTAGAGGCCCACAAAATGGTATCACAG AATAAGAATGCCAGAAAGAAAGTGGTAAGCAAAGAAGCACAGAGTGCCATGGGGACTGACTCTTCAACATCCAACTATGACAGTTTTGATTCAGGAAGTTCTTGGAGTGGATCAGATGGAGATGATGGTATTGAAACCTTTTCAGACACTGTGGTTTTCAGATACTGTCTAGACAGCACATATGACTGGTCAAAGTTTCTTAGAGGTGCAGCTCCTACTGTTAACAAAGATGACTTGGTAAAACTTGCAGACCAAGTCTCATTGTATAGTGGATGCTCCCACCACAG AAACCAAATATTAATGTCGAAGCGATTGCTCAGAGAGGGTGCTGACACTTGGAACATGATCTCAAAGAACAATGAACGTGCTCTTTGGTCATCTGCCATTCCTGAGACCATAACAAAATTTACGAACATTGCCCATTCT GATCTTGAGGTTTTAAGAGGCATTGCTGGTTGTGGTGAGGACACAGGAAGAGACGAATTTGATAGGCTATGGTACTGGTTATACCCAGTGGCTGTTTCATTGTCAAGAGAGAAAATTAAAAAGCTGTGGGATTGCACAACACCTAGATGGATAGAGGGCTTGATTACAATAGAAGAAGCTGAGAATGCACTAAGAAGTTCCAGGGAACTGTTAAAGGAGCCAGGAACATTTGTTCTCAGATTTCCTACCACCCGAAGCTGGCCGCATCCAGATGCTGGAAGCCTAGTTGTCACTTACATTGGCTCTGATAACTCAATTCATCATAGGCTACTCTCTCTTGATTCCAG TGATGCTAGCGCTGAGAACCTGCAAGATTTGCTGCTCCAGGAACCTGAACTATCCCAATTGGGCAG GGTTGATCGGCTCCCAACCGCCATCCGGAGATGA
- the LOC136535671 gene encoding nuclear intron maturase 2, mitochondrial-like, translating to MPPPRRALLTSLLRLRSFSSIAYPHPPAPLRRHQFVADPITSTSRGVIGGIGGVGAGSGNPLDPTQLLRDDPVAITASLWVSSFRAACASTTSGSGSCTPAPPQSLTPFLSRLELWVLAYQKAYADETGSYLPRSSIPASTLASLLTLRNAVLDARFRFGNRLTPFLQSPRAANAPDPATLSKRKLRALLTTPGPPPFQDRVVQELLLLLLEPVYEARFSPKSFAFRPGRSPHAAIRTIRRSFAPYLWYIKGDLSPLLHSPDPALVVSALIRDVRDKKVVDLIRSALLTPVVTASDEAAAKKKKTKRKYQKKKVLPEGEPKPDPYWLQTFFGFAPEEAQTQPDWGHCGVLSPLLANVCLDELDKWIEEKIKEFYKPSKSDVVGGDDGIEQGNTSWPEFVPTSGPDKTRKVDYIRYGGHFLIGVRGPRADAAVLRKQLVEFCDQRFRIKLDNESLPIEHITKGVMFLDHVLCRRVVYPTLRYTATGGKIISEKGVGTLLSVTASLKQCIKQFRKLEFLKGDREPDPQPCFRMFHATQAHTNSQMNKLLLTMAEWYRYADNRKKVVNFCSYIIRGSLAKLYAAKYKLRSRAKVYKIASRNLSRPLKDKKGQSPEYHNLLRMGLVDSIDGLQYTRMSMVPDPDYAPLPSGWRPDHEKILLEYIKLTDQQTLEEQRNCIREEGLITPQDYISLLVWRYKKNAVLLPSKVSDAQGSTEDLGSDTDELDEKELGNEGNQSFPKLAEMS from the coding sequence ATGCCGCCGCCTCGCCGCGCGCTTCTCACCTCCCTCCTCCGCCTTCGTTCCTTCTCTTCTATTGCTTATCCCCACCCTCCCGCCCCCCTGCGGCGCCACCAGTTCGTCGCCGACCCCATCACCTCCACAAGCCGTGGCGTCATCGGGGGCATCGGCGGCGTCGGTGCCGGGAGCGGGAACCCCTTGGACCCGACGCAGCTCCTCCGCGACGACCCGGTGGCAATCACCGCTTCCCTTTGGGTATCCTCCTTCCGCGCCGCCTGTGCCTCCACCACCTCCGGCTCCGGCTCTTGTACCCCCGCTCCGCCGCAGTCACTCACCCCCTTCCTCTCGCGCCTGGAGCTGTGGGTGCTCGCCTACCAGAAGGCGTACGCTGACGAGACCGGCTCCTACCTGCCGCGCTCCTCCATCCCGGCCTCCACGCTCGCCTCCCTCCTCACGCTCCGCAACGCCGTACTCGACGCCCGCTTCCGCTTCGGCAACCGTCTGACCCCCTTCCTCCAGTCCCCGCGCGCCGCCAACGCGCCGGACCCCGCCACCCTCTCCAAGCGCAAGCTCCGCGCCCTCCTCACAACCCCCGGCCCACCGCCCTTCCAGGACCGCGTCGTGCAGGAGCTGCTCCTACTCCTGCTCGAGCCCGTCTACGAAGCCAGGTTCTCGCCAAAGTCCTTCGCCTTCCGCCCCGGTCGATCCCCGCATGCCGCGATCCGCACCATCCGCCGCAGCTTTGCGCCATACCTCTGGTATATCAAGGGCGATCTCTCCCCACTCCTGCACTCGCCTGATCCTGCGCTTGTGGTCAGTGCGCTTATCCGTGATGTGCGTGATAAAAAGGTGGTGGATTTGATCCGTTCGGCGCTGCTCACCCCGGTGGTGACCGCAAGTGATGAGGCTGcagcaaagaagaagaagacgaagaGGAAGTACCAGAAGAAGAAGGTGCTGCCAGAGGGGGAGCCTAAGCCTGACCCTTACTGGTTGCAGACGTTCTTTGGGTTTGCACCAGAGGAGGCACAGACGCAGCCTGATTGGGGCCATTGTGGGGTGCTGAGCCCGTTGCTTGCCAATGTGTGCCTGGATGAACTTGATAAGTGGATCGAAGAGAAGATTAAGGAGTTTTACAAGCCATCCAAGTCGGATGTTGTGGGAGGGGATGATGGTATTGAGCAGGGTAACACATCATGGCCAGAGTTTGTTCCCACTAGTGGCCCTGACAAAACAAGGAAGGTGGACTACATTCGATATGGCGGGCATTTCTTGATTGGTGTGAGGGGGCCAAGAGCGGATGCGGCAGTGCTCCGGAAGCAGCTAGTTGAGTTCTGTGATCAGCGATTCAGGATCAAACTTGATAACGAGAGCCTCCCTATTGAGCACATCACAAAAGGAGTCATGTTCCTTGACCATGTGCTGTGCCGTCGAGTTGTGTACCCAACGCTGCGTTACACAGCTACAGGAGGCAAGATCATTAGTGAGAAGGGAGTTGGTACACTGCTCTCGGTGACAGCTAGTCTGAAGCAGTGTATCAAGCAGTTTCGGAAGCTCGAGTTTTTGAAAGGAGACCGTGAACCAGATCCACAACCATGCTTCCGTATGTTCCATgccacacaagctcacacaaattcTCAGATGAATAAGCTTTTACTGACGATGGCAGAGTGGTATCGCTACGCTGATAATCGCAAGAAAGTTGTCAACTTCTGCTCTTACATTATAAGGGGGTCCCTGGCAAAGTTATATGCTGCCAAGTACAAGCTGCGGTCAAGGGCAAAGGTCTATAAGATTGCGTCAAGAAATCTTAGTCGGCCATTGAAGGATAAGAAAGGGCAGTCGCCAGAGTATCACAATTTGCTGAGAATGGGCCTTGTGGATTCAATTGATGGTCTTCAGTATACAAGGATGTCGATGGTTCCTGATCCTGATTACGCTCCATTACCAAGTGGATGGCGGCCAGACCATGAGAAGATTTTGCTGGAGTATATAAAGCTCACAGATCAACAGACATTGGAAGAGCAGCGAAACTGCATTAGAGAGGAGGGGCTTATAACACCACAGGACTATATTTCGTTGCTTGTGTGGCGCTACAAGAAAAATGCTGTTTTACTTCCTTCAAAAGTGAGTGATGCCCAAGGATCCACAGAGGACCTGGGTTCAGATACTGATGAATTGGATGAAAAAGAGCTAGGAAATGAGGGCAATCAAAGTTTCCCAAAGCTTGCTGAAATGTCATGA